CTCAGTTTTCCGAACAAAATCACTCTCCCGTTCGTCTCAGTATTAGAGCAGGTTGACAACCCGATGATCCGATCGTTCTCACCAAACTCCATTTCCCGGCCAGATACAGCATGCTCCCTGATATAAGCCACGAACGATTGCAGACTCTGACCGGTTTCATTTTCCGGCGTATAGAACCTTTCGTCGGCAGCATCGGCTTTCACACAGGCAAAAAACAGGATGTTCTCTTTGCGTCCGTCCAGATATAGGGTGCCGGTGGGATGTTCCTCAAAATATGTTTCATCCCGGAACTTGTCCACATCCCCAAACATGGCCCCATGCTCCATATGATGTCCATAGATCAGACTGTACAAATCCTCAAAGGTATTGTGATTCCGGGTATCCAGAAACAGCGTCCCGGAATAGGAAAATTCCCCATACACATCTTTGTTCAGATATTCCGTGTTGGTGCTTCCCTGTACCACCGGATAATCGATATGGGTCTGATCCACCCGAATCCATGCACAGATCTGGGGATTGATCTTTTTTAACTCTTCCAGGGAGGGGTTCACCCCTCCCTGATCTGTTGGTTTTATTTTTTTCAACGTATCATCCAGATACGCATTCCGATAGACCGCAGCCGTATCCCACAGGGAATATCCGCCATACAGCAGCATCCCTGTAATGATCAGAATCACGATTCCGCTCAGGATCGCATCCGCGGCTTTGATTCCCCTCGTCAGCATTTACATTTACTCTGCTTTCTTGCGGAAAAATGCTACGCCAAGCCCGGTTGCTGCAAGAACCAGGATCAGCGACGGGCCTACCGTTGCCATCACGCCTGTCGGGATCACCCCATTTTTCTCATTCAGATATCCGATGATTGCCCCGTCTTTTTTCACGGAAGTCTGGAGTGTTCCGGTTGCTTCATTTTTGATCAGATTCGATCCGAACTGTGTTGTATTTGCCTGGATCGTGGTGGTATAGCCGTCACTGTTTGCTTCCTTTTCTTTTACATCTACCACATCACCTTCTGACAATCCATAAACCAGAACATATCCTTCATTTGTCATTTCATACTCTTTTTGCACGCCCGACTGCAGCATATCTGTGGTCTCTGTCTTGCCGTCTTTACTATATTTCACCAGATATTTTTCGGCAGCACCGTCTTTCGCTGTTACTTTGACCTGAAAATGGAAATTCTGGCTTTTTACTGCCTGATTTCCTGCGATGGTTTTGGTGATTTTCACATCATGGGTTCCGTCATTGTCTTTTCCATAATCATTGGAAAATGTCAGGTCTGCTTTTACCGGTCCCTTCGGCGTCTGTTTTTTGGCCACCACATTTTTTATACTCAAATTTCCCGCATCGTCTGTATAAACATAGACGTACACATCATAAATGTTGGTATCGGATGTGATTCCGTCATAGGTACTCGGTGTTTCCGACACCAGATAATGGAATACCCCCGGTTTTGGAAATGCCGTCACATCCAGTTTCAGTTTTCCGTTTGCCTGATAGATGGCCTGAATCTGGTCGGAACTCTGGGATGCCGCGCTGAAAACAGCTCCACAGGATGCATCGGTGTAGAGGCCTCCGGTGACTCCGGCATAAACCAGATTTCCTTTGTCATCGGTCACCTGTGTGCTTTCCGTCGTGCCATTTCCATTGCTCACAGAAAATGAAAATGTAGTATCCGGCTGATAGGTTGTTCCGTCTGTGGTAAGAATTTTTTCGGCCGGAATTTCTGTCAGATTGTCTCCCTGATAAAGTCCCTCTGATGCAGCACATACACTGAGTCCCATTGTAGACAACATGGTTGCGGTCGCCATAGCAGCGGCAAAGCTTCGACTGATCATTTTGTTTTTCATTCTTTTCCCTCTTTTCTGTCACTTTCGTCTTTCCTTCATTGCTTTCCCTGTTTATATTTCTTTCCGTCTGAGAACCACAAGAACTTTTCCTTTGATTTCTTTTCTCTCGATCGGTCCGAAATATCTGCTGTCTTTTGCACCTTCCCTGAAATCCCCCAGAACAAAATATTCTCCGGATGAAAGCGTGAGTGGATATGCGACTGCCCCCTCATAGGCGGGTGTTTTATAAAAAATATTGGATTCTGCCACAACACTTCCATTGATTTCCAGACTTTCTTCTTCCGTAATCTTCACCTGATCCCCCGGAACCGCGACGATCCGTCCGGTATAGGTCTTCCCTTCCTTTTTCCAGACCACCACGTCCCCGCTGATCCAGGAATTTCCCAGCCGCTCATAGACCATCAGATCCCCCGCCGAAATTTTCGGCATCATGTCCTGATTTCGCATCGGCGTAATTCCAAAGACTACACCAAATACGATTCCGAAAAATGCAAGCAACGTCAAAAATTTTGTTGCCAGTTCTCTGAGAGCCCGTTTCCTTTCATTCATCCGTTTTCTCATACTTTCCTGCTACTCATTTTGCTTCCGTTGTTCTCTCTTATCATGTCTCCTGCTGTTTCATTTCCGCTTTTTCTGTTTCCTTATTCTTTTCATTCTTTTCCGAAACATTTGCGTTTTACAAGTTCTCCTGTTGTTTCCGCCGCTTCATTTTCCCGAAACGCTTCCAGAACGATCTTCCCGGCAACAGAATGGCTGCGCCGAATACGCCCAGCAAAATCCACAGTCCTGTCGGTCTTGCCTTATCGGAAACTCCGGTCGGAACACTTGCCTCTTTCCGGTTTACGTACTCCACAGTCGTATCACTTTGAAGTGTCTGCGAAATGGTTCGGTCCGCCGAATTCTTTCCATTGATGGTTGTGGTGTACCCGGAAGCTTTTGATTCCGTAATCGTGTAAACGGATCCCCTCGGAAATTCAAACGCTGCCTTTTCTCCGTCTTTCAATGTGAACGTTTTTGTTTCTCCGTTTACTTCCAGCGTAAAGGCAAATTTTTGTGAGGGATCTCCCATATTTCCGTTCACTTTCTTTGTGACCGTCAGTTTGACCAGATCCGGCGTGTATTCATTCAGAAGGCTGACCGTTGCCGTCTCTCCTTCCGGCACGGCAATCCGAGCCCCGGTTCCTTCCTGTCCCTGACAGAGAGACCTGACTGTATACCCGTCCATGCCCGGCACACTCTCTTCCACCTGATAAGTTCCGGCCGGAAGGTTTGCCTGTGTATAAGAAGCCTGATAGTTGCCCTGTGCATCCTTCTTAAAACCGGTCAGTTCAATCCGGATCGGTTCACCGGTCGATCCATTTCCCGCATCCGTTCTGGTAATCGTCACCGGAAGTGTGTAGGACGTTGCCTCTTCCTCGGTCAGCCCTCTCACTGTTTTCTGAATCTTTAAATGTCCGTTTTCCGGATTTGGCGGCGGTAACGTCTCACTGAACCAGACTGCATCCAGATGATTTCCCACACTGGGATCTCCTGAAGCGGTCGTACCTGCCACAAAGAAGAAGCGCGTAAGATACTGTCCGTCCTGTACCTGATAGGTTCCGCTATATTGGTGCCAGGAAATATTGTCGCTGGTGATGGTTTCTACCCGCGCTCCCGGATACGTGGTTCCGCCTCTTCGTATATCTGACAGCACCCGATTCACTTTATCCTGGGTGGTCACATTATATTTTTCTGCCAGCTCCGTTGACATGATCAGAACATACATGGTGTCTTCTGCACCGGACTGATATTTATCACTGTCCGCGCCTCTCGCCCGGTGGGACAGTTGCCAGTAAAGGGTAGCTCCCGGTGTAGTCAGCACATCCTGATACAAGGCTCCGGATTCATTGGCATTTAACTCTGCAAACTGCGTGCCGCCACCGCTTGCATCTGCCGCAGCTTCCACCTTATGCCACTGTATGGACAGTTCCTGATGGGTCAGACCGGAAATTCCATCCAGCTTTTTCTTATCCGCACTGACAAATTCTATTTTTCCGCTTTTCGCCGTGGTCTTCCATACCACGCCATCTGCTCCGCTGTCATAGAAGGGCTGATAACTCTGCCTGTTCAGAATTTCCGGACTTTCAAAATCTCCGTTACGCAATTCATTATAATAGGGAATCTGATAAGGCTGAGCTGTCTCTGCCAACACCTGACCTTCGCCGTCCAGGATCTGCACCTTATACCAGGATCTCGCTCCGCCATCCAACGCTACATTCAGACTTTTTCGATCTTCGGAAATGTTATAGCGGTCTTCCGTGATCTTCTTTCTGGTTACTTCTGTCCAGCTTCCATCCGTTTTGTCTGCACTCTTCCACCATTTCACCTGAACGGTTTCCCCGTCAGCAATTCCGGTCACCTCCGCGTGAAGACATCCATCCGTTTTGATGGAATCTGACAAAGTTACCGTTGCACCTGCTGCCTGTGTCCTGATTTCGTCTGCTTCTGCCGCCTCGGTCTGCGTCTTGAGTCCGTCCGTTCCCGTCTCCTCACTCTGCATCTGATCGGTTCCGGCAGTTTGTCCTTCTGTTTGCCCGGTACTTTCCTCCCGGCTTCCTTCCCTTTGTTCCGTATCCTGTTCTGTGTGGTTTCCTGCAGTTTGTTCTGCGCTTTTTTCATCCTGTATTTCTTCTTTTTTCTCTTCCGGTACAGACTCCTGCTGGCTTTCTTCTGCTTTCTGTTCTGCCTTTCCTTCTTCCTTTTGCGCAGTTTGTTCCAGAACTTCCGACACGACCTGTTTCTCTTCCGTCGGAGTTTCTGCCAGTACCTGTGCCCCTGCAGTCAGAAGCAGCAACATGGTCAGCAGGAAGGCGAGTGGTTTTCTCGTTCTCTTCTTCATACACTCCTCTCCCATCTTGACTTTCGTTGCCTGTCCCGAGAACCCTGCCTGATGAAACACAGAAGCTCTCACAAGAGTCTATGCCTGGATTTTTCCAAATATGCAAAAAAAGACTCAAAACATAAAGTTTTGAGTCTTTCGTAAGAGGCGCCAACCAGATTTGAACTGGTGATGAAGGTGTTGCAGACCTCTGCCTTACCACTTGGCTATGGCGCCATACATTATGCAATTGCTCTGAAGCTTCTTTATTATACCAGAGGTTTGTATCTCCGTCAATAAAAAGAGCTAAAGAGAAGTGACTCCGACGGGAATCGAACCCGTGTTACCGCCGTGAAAGGGCGATGTCTTAACCGCTTGACCACGGAGCCATTGAAGCGATCACTTACGTCTTTCGTAATTTTCGTGACCGCTGATAATAGTATCATACCTTATTGATATTTGCAAGCCTTTTTTTCAATTTCTTGATTTTGGGGCAAGAAAATTTTTTCAGTCTTTCCTTTTTTGCTGTTTCAACTACTAAATTTCGCCAAAATATGCTACTATTAGCGAATAGAAAGGTGGTATTTTTTATGGAGTTGAATCTTACTTTAAAGCAAAAACAGCAACTCTCCCAGACGCAGATCCAGGCACTCGAGATCCTGGCAATGGACAGCATCGAACTGAATCAGTTCCTGCGGAATGAATATCTTGAGAATCCGCTGCTTGAGCACAATGACAATACATCTTCCTCTATTTCGGAGCCACTGACCGGATATTATGAATCCATGTCTTCCAACAATTCCGCTCTGCATTTTGAATCCGAATCCGAATCAAAACGCAACCGGGATATTCCGGTACATAACGAAGGCTCGATTCGTGACTATCTGCTTCAGCAACTGGATCCAAACCTTTACACGGAGCAAGAATGGAAGCTGTTTGACTATCTGATTGAATGTCTGGATGACAACGGATTTTTCTCGATTCCGTTGGAAGAAGTGGCTGAGAAATCCGCCCTTCCGGTTAAAATCGTTCAGAAATGTCTGGCAATCTTAAAGCAGTTAGAGCCTTACGGCATCTTTTCCGCCAATCTGGAGGAGAGTCTTTTAAGACAGTTAGATGCTCTGGATTTAAATAATGAAGTCTTAAGCGTCATGATCTCCAACCATTTGCAGGATATTGCAGACGGAAAGATCAGCAACATTTCCCGGGAAATGCATCTGCCGACCGTGGAAGTCCGCAAAAATATTGAGCTGATCAGCCATTTGAATCCGAGACTTCTCTCCGGCTTCGGTTCCGAGAAGAATGATTACATTATCCCGGATATCATTTTCCAGCAGGATGACGGAGAATGGTGTATTTTATTAAATGATTCCTGGATTGAAAATTATTCCTTAAACGACTATTACGTGAAAATGATGGAAAGTTCCTCCGATCCGGAGCTGTCCGAATATTTCAAGGCCAAACGCAACCGGGTACAATTCATTTTGAACAGCATCCAGCAGCGTCGTCAGACCATTCTGGCAATCTCCAAGGTCATTTTAAAACAGCAACAGGCATTTTTCGAATCCAATGCCCCTCTGGTTCCGATGACCATGAGCGACGTGGCAGATGAAATCGGTGTCCATACTTCAACCGTAAGCCGTGCCATTAAAGGAAAATATCTCCAGTACCCGCACGGAAGTCTGTTTATCAAGAATCTGTTTACTTCCAGCGTTTCTTCCAACGACGGCAATAACGGGATCACACCGATGTATGTCAAGCAGCTTCTGAAAGAAATGATCGAACAGGAAAACAAAAAGAAGCCATACAGTGACCAGGCACTCGCCAATCTTCTGAAAGAACAGGGCATCCAGGT
This window of the Mediterraneibacter butyricigenes genome carries:
- the srtB gene encoding class B sortase, which codes for MLTRGIKAADAILSGIVILIITGMLLYGGYSLWDTAAVYRNAYLDDTLKKIKPTDQGGVNPSLEELKKINPQICAWIRVDQTHIDYPVVQGSTNTEYLNKDVYGEFSYSGTLFLDTRNHNTFEDLYSLIYGHHMEHGAMFGDVDKFRDETYFEEHPTGTLYLDGRKENILFFACVKADAADERFYTPENETGQSLQSFVAYIREHAVSGREMEFGENDRIIGLSTCSNTETNGRVILFGKLSNVR
- a CDS encoding DUF7601 domain-containing protein, which translates into the protein MKNKMISRSFAAAMATATMLSTMGLSVCAASEGLYQGDNLTEIPAEKILTTDGTTYQPDTTFSFSVSNGNGTTESTQVTDDKGNLVYAGVTGGLYTDASCGAVFSAASQSSDQIQAIYQANGKLKLDVTAFPKPGVFHYLVSETPSTYDGITSDTNIYDVYVYVYTDDAGNLSIKNVVAKKQTPKGPVKADLTFSNDYGKDNDGTHDVKITKTIAGNQAVKSQNFHFQVKVTAKDGAAEKYLVKYSKDGKTETTDMLQSGVQKEYEMTNEGYVLVYGLSEGDVVDVKEKEANSDGYTTTIQANTTQFGSNLIKNEATGTLQTSVKKDGAIIGYLNEKNGVIPTGVMATVGPSLILVLAATGLGVAFFRKKAE
- the lepB gene encoding signal peptidase I → MRKRMNERKRALRELATKFLTLLAFFGIVFGVVFGITPMRNQDMMPKISAGDLMVYERLGNSWISGDVVVWKKEGKTYTGRIVAVPGDQVKITEEESLEINGSVVAESNIFYKTPAYEGAVAYPLTLSSGEYFVLGDFREGAKDSRYFGPIERKEIKGKVLVVLRRKEI
- a CDS encoding DUF7601 domain-containing protein — encoded protein: MKKRTRKPLAFLLTMLLLLTAGAQVLAETPTEEKQVVSEVLEQTAQKEEGKAEQKAEESQQESVPEEKKEEIQDEKSAEQTAGNHTEQDTEQREGSREESTGQTEGQTAGTDQMQSEETGTDGLKTQTEAAEADEIRTQAAGATVTLSDSIKTDGCLHAEVTGIADGETVQVKWWKSADKTDGSWTEVTRKKITEDRYNISEDRKSLNVALDGGARSWYKVQILDGEGQVLAETAQPYQIPYYNELRNGDFESPEILNRQSYQPFYDSGADGVVWKTTAKSGKIEFVSADKKKLDGISGLTHQELSIQWHKVEAAADASGGGTQFAELNANESGALYQDVLTTPGATLYWQLSHRARGADSDKYQSGAEDTMYVLIMSTELAEKYNVTTQDKVNRVLSDIRRGGTTYPGARVETITSDNISWHQYSGTYQVQDGQYLTRFFFVAGTTASGDPSVGNHLDAVWFSETLPPPNPENGHLKIQKTVRGLTEEEATSYTLPVTITRTDAGNGSTGEPIRIELTGFKKDAQGNYQASYTQANLPAGTYQVEESVPGMDGYTVRSLCQGQEGTGARIAVPEGETATVSLLNEYTPDLVKLTVTKKVNGNMGDPSQKFAFTLEVNGETKTFTLKDGEKAAFEFPRGSVYTITESKASGYTTTINGKNSADRTISQTLQSDTTVEYVNRKEASVPTGVSDKARPTGLWILLGVFGAAILLPGRSFWKRFGKMKRRKQQENL
- the rpoN gene encoding RNA polymerase factor sigma-54, whose amino-acid sequence is MELNLTLKQKQQLSQTQIQALEILAMDSIELNQFLRNEYLENPLLEHNDNTSSSISEPLTGYYESMSSNNSALHFESESESKRNRDIPVHNEGSIRDYLLQQLDPNLYTEQEWKLFDYLIECLDDNGFFSIPLEEVAEKSALPVKIVQKCLAILKQLEPYGIFSANLEESLLRQLDALDLNNEVLSVMISNHLQDIADGKISNISREMHLPTVEVRKNIELISHLNPRLLSGFGSEKNDYIIPDIIFQQDDGEWCILLNDSWIENYSLNDYYVKMMESSSDPELSEYFKAKRNRVQFILNSIQQRRQTILAISKVILKQQQAFFESNAPLVPMTMSDVADEIGVHTSTVSRAIKGKYLQYPHGSLFIKNLFTSSVSSNDGNNGITPMYVKQLLKEMIEQENKKKPYSDQALANLLKEQGIQVSRRAVAKYREEMGIRGSFDRKDYSE